From Zingiber officinale cultivar Zhangliang chromosome 5B, Zo_v1.1, whole genome shotgun sequence, the proteins below share one genomic window:
- the LOC121987464 gene encoding upstream activation factor subunit spp27-like: MEACIPSGGVCASSSFVTTDHPLRRCHVVSVSFVSRRRAAPLPFVRAAASSKPGSAAGVRPAKGITKPRPVSPAMQALVGVPEIPRTQALKLIWAHIKEHNLQDPNDKKVIICDEKLKAIFGGRDSVGFLEIAGLITPHFAK, encoded by the exons ATGGAAGCGTGCATCCCCTCCGGCGGCGTCTGCGCTTCCTCCTCCTTCGTGACTACGGACCATCCTCTGCGCCGCTGCCACGTTGTCTCCGTCTCCTTCGTTTCCAGACGTAGGGCCGCGCCGCTGCCGTTCGTTCGGGCGGCAGCTTCCTCCAAACCTGGCTCCGCAGCGGGAGTGAGGCCCGCAAAGGGCATCACCAAGCCCCGTCCTGTCTCCCCTGCCATGCAGGCGCTCGTCGGCGTGCCGGAAATCCCCCGCACCCAAGCCCTCAAACTCATCTGGGCTCACATCAAGGAGCACAACCTTCAG GATCCTAATGACAAGAAGGTAATTATATGTGATGAGAAACTAAAAGCTATTTTTGGCGGGAGAGATAGCGTCGGGTTTCTGGAGATCGCAGGGTTGATTACCCCTCACTTTGCAAAGTGA